The sequence GAATGCTGGATTGTGACTGTGGGTGGGATTGGTGGCATCATCAGGGACCAAAAATTCGCGTAAGCGGACGACTTCGCCAATTACGATGACGCAGGGGGATAACTTCTCGCCTTTGGTTTGAAATACAATGTCAGCTAATATGCCGGTCCAAATTTGCTGTTGGGGTTGTCCGGCCCACTGAATGATGGCCACGGCGGTTTGGGCGGATTTGCTATGACTGAGTAGGCGATCGATGATCGTTGGTAAGGTGCGTCCCCCCATCAGAATCACGAGCGTATCGACTGCTGCTAGCGTTTCCCAGTCAAGCTCATCTGGAGCATGGGCACTCACAACGGTAAACGATCGACTTAAAACGCGATCCGTTAAAGGAATTGCTGCGAGCAATGGTGCGGCTAACACGGAAGATATCCCGGGGATGACTTCGAACTGGCAATTTGCTGCTTTGAGGGCTTGAATTTCTGTGGTGGTCCGACCGAAGATAAAGGGGTCGCCGGTTTTGAGGCGGATGACTTGCTTACCTTGTTGGCAATATTGCACCAGTAAGCGATCGATTTCGGGTTGTTTAATACTGGGTTGGCCACCGCGTTTGCCCACGAAGCAGGTTTCGCAAGTCGCCGCGCGGAGGGCGATGATTGCCGGATCGACTAATGCGTCATAGACCAATACTTCTGCTTGTTGCAGTAATTTGTAAGCACGTAGGGTTAAGTAATCGGCTGTGCCACAACCGGCACCGATGATATAGACCTTGCCACTGGGCATGTGCGCGACTCAAATGATAAAAACAATGCCCTCCGATCGTACAAAAAATCGGTGGGCATTGAGTCAGTGATATAAATCGTAAGAGTTGGCAGTGCTCGCCTAAGATGCCTTGCGTTGCTTGCGGGCCATTTCTTTCTCTTTTTGTTTTTGGCGTTTGGCGGCGGCTTTAGCGGCTTTTTCCGCTTCGATCGCTTCT is a genomic window of Romeriopsis navalis LEGE 11480 containing:
- the cobA gene encoding uroporphyrinogen-III C-methyltransferase — encoded protein: MPSGKVYIIGAGCGTADYLTLRAYKLLQQAEVLVYDALVDPAIIALRAATCETCFVGKRGGQPSIKQPEIDRLLVQYCQQGKQVIRLKTGDPFIFGRTTTEIQALKAANCQFEVIPGISSVLAAPLLAAIPLTDRVLSRSFTVVSAHAPDELDWETLAAVDTLVILMGGRTLPTIIDRLLSHSKSAQTAVAIIQWAGQPQQQIWTGILADIVFQTKGEKLSPCVIVIGEVVRLREFLVPDDATNPTHSHNPAFDEEI